From the genome of Ptychodera flava strain L36383 chromosome 3 unlocalized genomic scaffold, AS_Pfla_20210202 Scaffold_27__1_contigs__length_13241970_pilon, whole genome shotgun sequence:
atttgtatttgtataaaTACCTTTTCTGAAGTTTGTTCATCATGCATATTTCCTAGatctacatttcatttacagtaaataaatatacttttcaatcaaaattcttcTGTTCCACGCACTCTTGTTTAAATACTCGCACGCAGCAACATACAGAAAGATTCCAATAATACAAGACAATGTCATcagacattttattttctttatcgGTAACACGTTATTGTATACacatttcactttcagtgttTATCTAATGGTGCATAAAAGTTGCATATTCCTGCTGCTACAGTTACACATTGATTTGCAACTGACTTGAGACTAAGCGGCATCACATGATCGATTAATCGAAATTTCTTCATTCTACCTATTGCCTGTTCTACCCTTATCCGTAATCTGGCGATTTTTTCTCGATTCACTCAGCTCTGATTTATTAAGTCTTTTACCTTTGGCAGTCATACATTTCCTAGTAAAAGGTGGAATCCTCAAAGTAGCATGTTTCTTTGTGAGACTGTCTCTTATCAAAAAACCCCTGTCTGCCATTACCTCATCCCCGGTTCAATGAGATCAAGTAAACCACTCTCTGTTGTGATGTACTTATCAGATACATTGCCACCAAACATGCTTGACATAAACGTAAAGGCACCATTTGGACTGATGCCGACAACAACTTGTAAGTATTGTGACTCTTATAATGACTGTATGTTGTCGACTGAGCAGTTGGGGTGCGAGGTTTCTGTATGAACAGCTCAGTACAGTCAATTATTACTCTCGTTTTGGGGAAATTTCCTCGAAATGATGGCGGCATAAACTTATTTACAATTTCTCTCGAAGGCCAAACAATCAGAATCTGAAATATAACAGCAAGGTATGTTATCCATGTACTGAATATCTGTGAAACCCTACCCTTTGACACTCCAAACAAATCAGCAAGAAGCCAACCCATTAGCCCAAGCCGCAAACGAACTAAAGTAAGAACAAATTCCTGAAAACTTGTCTATTTTCGTTTCGGACCAGTTTGCCAACTCCTCTACGTTTTTGGTACGGTTTTTCAGCAGCACTTTCTTTGCCTCGCCAGTATTTCAACTTTGATTCATTTGATTCGCAGATCTGAAAAAACTTCTTAAGCAATGTAGTTTCGGAAACCCAGTATAAAAATtaacattcttatccgattctAGTATTTTGTCCATGATAAGTTCTCGTCTAAGTGAGTCTTTGTCATCAAACTTGACTTAAGTAGTTCTGCTTCTTCGATATCGGCAAGAGTCAGGTCTGTCTGTACACAGGCATGTCTTTGATTCACCATCGCTTGGCACTCTACATCATGGACATTGACATCAGTATCAGTAATGGGTTGTAAAACGTACTGGTGATCTTGAACAACGGGAGTACACTCTTGAACAGTCAATCctgtgttttgaaaataaagtacaTATAGAGGGTTGATTATCACAACGACAACAGACAATCATGCAATTTATCGTGAATAGAGTTAGAAAATTGTTTGCCACATGTCTTCATAAAAGGGCCATTTAAATTATGCGCATAATATTCAGCAGTATCGACGAGGTGCTAACGGTCGTAGCCATACAGAACAGCAAGACAGGCATTAGTGCATAAGGAAGCCATGGACAATCAAATGCCGACTTACGATTATCGAAAGTTGCACCACTGCAACTACCAATCTCAACTTCTCCAACAACAAAGCAGTACTGTTCCTCCTTTTCAAGCTCGGTTTCTAGGGGTACGACTTCGGGTTCGTCCACCGGTTCCCGTTTTACATACGTTGGCGAGACGCCGACATCGAGACTGTTGCTGTTTCGTTTAGCGAGTACGTTGGTTGATCTGGAAGAATTCTGCTTTTCGCCCCAGTTATTGTACTCGAATAATGTCGGCACGGGATTCTCTTGTGTTGGACCAACACCACCAATGAAATGACGAGAGCATATTCTTGAGAAACAGTTAGGTACCCAGCTGAGTTCACGTCGTATCATCCTTATCCACGTCCCCGGTCCACGTCGATCTCAGGCGTTTCTCTTTCTTGGCATCGGGGAAACGGTGGAAAGTCACGCCATTCATCCATGGATATTTGTCGAGTTTGCCGGCTTTTTTTGAAGCTGCATTACATCCTGGTGCATTGCAGTAAAAGTTTGGCATGGTCAAACGCTTACGGTGACAACAGAGCAGATGAAAGTAAATTAAACTTAGGTTATGGATACGGAGTCTGTGTTATCGCAATATACGCAGACCGGAGTCCAGAAAGTAGCCCTCACTTCCTGTCAAAGTAAGAGCGCCCCTAGTGGCGAAAGCTTAAAATCCTTGAATTACCGCATGGTCTCATGGTAACTCGAAACCGACGTATTCGTGTGCTTTCATTTCTGCAGATGAATAAGTGGGTTATGATCAATATACACCACCGTCGGTATATTTGAAGAAGACATAAAACCTCAAAATGCTGCAAAGCAAAGGTAAATAGTCTTTTTTCAACTGTACAGTAGTTTTTTAGGGATTGTTAAAATATGCTTGAAAAGAAACAGACGAGATTATCTATCCCATGACTATTCTATTGCAAATGGAACAGCACTAGCAGCCACATCAATAGCATATACTGTTAATATGAATGGCGAGCTGACACCTAGTGCAGACAAAGTATTGCTTAAGTGTATCAAAGGGCTGTTGGCATTATTCTTCCCAAACAAACTCTATTTTCCGTTAACGTATGTGGCCCAAGGGCTCAGTAAAGGCGGAGAAATTTGCACAAATTTCCATGCAGTAACGAAGCGTTCCGATAAAGAGGCACTAGTTGTCATATAGTTAGTTATGGGAAAGCTTTAAGTAGCAATTATTCTGGCATCGAGAGGTTTACCTCACCCTGCCATAGAGTATGTCCAAGGTAACCAACCAAGCTCAGATTTGGCGAGGTTAATAGTCAGCATTACTTTGCTTGGTCTCTAAAAAAACTTCCGCATGAGTTCTATCCGTTCTTCCCATGTGTCGCTGTACAAGATAAGATTATCAATGAAGGCCTTCCAGCCTTCTATACGTTTGTCATGGGCTGACATGTTACGGTGAGTTCTTCAATCCGTCAGGTGAAAGAAAGGTGGATATTTcgcgagcacgatccgtcataGGGACTTGCCTGGATCTATTGAGGAGATGAAAATTTGTTATACTTGGCCTTTCTCACTTGATCTATGCAGTTTATCAATTCAAGGGATTGGGAAAGTACCAGTCTTTGTGAGAGTATTTACTTTCCTGTGGTCAGTACACATGGTAGCTCTAATCAGGTATTAGCATATACGTATGCAAGGTTAACTCCAGTCACTCTTACTTTGGTCtaaaagtcattgtccagcagtgACTTCATagtggagatattttgctttggtTGGATTCAGTCTATATGAATGCTGTTTTAACAGGCTTACTGTCGCTGACATCGACATCGATGGTGATAATCATGTTTGTCTTCGTTTGAACATCTCGTAGCAAGTGTTCATATTTATGGACCAGTACTTTCTCCTGTTGTTCTTGTGAAGGCTGGATATGTACCTTCTTACActcaaatttctgaattttcgaATATGACCAATCCCTGCTTCgaatttagaatattttcacacaattcaATTTCACTTTAACCACTTTATAATGGTTTGACCTGACTATGCTGACAAATTGTGCTACTTAGGATTATTGCGATGAAATATGCTTAAGGgttcaaagacaagaaattgaccttttaatCTAATAATTATCTGGTGGTTAATCAGCTCAAAAGCCccgtaaattgtacatttttgaaAGCAAGATAAAGGAAACACTTCGGTAACgacagtgtcaccattatttacaaaACTATCACGTaacagataattttcataacctttcaaaaatcatttttccctatgttttgtcttttgtttcaaaatatctgactcaaactttctcGAATACAAGCTGTTACAATgctcttttcagattttttatatcttgcttaccGTTtctttggagcacaattttaaagaaatcaagaaggattaaattcaccgctcaatttttctggcataaaagtGTTTTAGAAAGTTCAAAAAATTCTGAAACACACTTTGGCAGATCCTTGCATTGCTTGcaatcacacaaatttcagacatctctcaaagcattgaaacaaaacgtGGGGAaacccgatttttgaaaggttatgcaaattaactgtCACGTgacagttatgtaaacaatgatgaCACTATGGTAATCACAATGTTTCCCAATATccaggctttccgaaaatatataatgtacggggtctgagcttattaactacTAGAGAATTGATAGCtaaaaaaaggtcaatttcctGTCTTCGAACCTTAAGCAGATAGACAAATAGAAATTACTAGGAATTGCATGATATGTCTGCCTGACTCCTAAAGGACCTGCCCAGGGAGTTTTTTTATGGCCAAGGCCTAATATTTTGGCACTATCTGACTTCGGAACAACTGTGTGTTGTTTTATTCTCCAATTATCAGCAACCAAGATATCAAGTCCACATGTAGGCATGAGAATGCTAGACTTTGTTTAATAACCAACAGACATGAAGTATCTAAGTCCTTGTGTTGTTCTTCAATAAAAATTGATCTAGAAAATATCTGACCTTGgttatctgaagttttactGGAGGTTTAAATTCCGCTAGGGATAACGCACGGATCCTAATTAAACTCCTGACTTTGAAAGGCGTAAGTAAAATTCACATCTCTGACGTCATTAAAGAGAATATTTTCCTGTTTGAGAAGTTTTCTGTGATATGTCTCGAGTAACGGCACACGCAGGTTACACAATAGGAATTTCCTTTCAATTGACTCTGGATCATGATTTAAAGTAAGTTTTTATCAGTCACAAGTTGATTTGACATGACCTTGCCTCAAGCAAGGTTGtatccaagaagaaggtgaatctcTTCAAGAAGATATAGAAAAGTCTTATACCTAAGTCCCCAAGTCCGAAGACACATAGatattatggagaggaacataTGCCGTCGCTACAATCTTCCCATGTCATGAGAACTTTacaacctgaaaatgactttccagataacggcagggtatctgtaACTAAAAGACACCACAAAGCCCTGGtatcttttaaatttttgacaGGGTTAGTGGAAGACAAATCACTGTAGGGTGATACTAAACCATCATGagtaaatggttcgaaaatatccataatgctatcttgagaagattTTATCTTTACCTCATTGACTGGAGATAAGAGGGGTTTATCCTCAAAAAAGTTGATACATTTGTAGAGTCTAATTCAggtgatgaagaaataaagccattGGACTTACATCCGTTTTGACCACTCTTGCCTAACGATTTCTCaccaatttgagaaaatttgacaTTACATTGCCGTTTCCCCTAATTTTTGCCAGAAGAAAATGAATCTTGGGGTTGTATAGACTACTGttgcttgaactctgtgaaaTGTCATGCCAATGTAGGCTGGGACAAACGTAGTAGTTTCAAGTCCCGCTTAATCCTCAAAACAATGTTTTCTCGGATTAGAACCAAAAGTGAGAATGCCCAGGTCAACACATTCAAGCTCCCACAGAGAAATTTTGTAATGAATACAATGATACTGTGAAAACAGGTGATCACACCTGACAATGGCTATGTTGTTTACAATTCGTTATGATCGACAAGTGTAATGGATTTCGAAGAGATGATGACGTTGAAAAGGACGGTTTATGGTTTGGCTAGATTTGGGCCTACTCTATCAGTTCATCCAATGCCTGGCACAGTCTCATCATCTTCGCCATTCTCAGCTTGTAGAAAGTTAAACATTAATACTTAAAGTTGGTTGTACTTCGACCCTGAATGACTTGTGTTGCACTATTCTTCTCTAGTCAATATATGATTCCGGTTCCGCAACTTCAATTTAGACACACATAAGATGTCTGTGCAGTCGCACATACACTCGACATCTCTGGTCTGCGCCACTTCAGGCTGTGCATAACAGAATATAGTTACTGCTCGTTCCAAGCAGATACTCCAGTCAGTAATTTATCATATTgcagtttaaaaaaaataaggGAATATAGTACTTATTGAAACTAAACAGAATTAACGGCTGTATATTAGCTCAGCATCGCATACTCAAACTCAAAGATGTGCCAATAGGAAAAACTAAAATACGAAAAATAGAAACCTGCTGAACCAGTTTATGGTAAACTGTCAAAGGGCATTAGGATCTTTTGATCTCAGGATGTTTCTCAGGCTAGTGTAGGCCGTGTACGCAGGGCAAAAAACCGTTTCTCACCAAATCAAGGTTTGTCTTGTTGTCATTCTAAAGTCATCCTGAGAGTCGCCTCTCTTCTTTCACAAAACTTAAAACACGTTTGgttatttacaaaaacacagtGTATTTATTGAAGAGCAAATATTAGGTACCCTTGCCTATCGTCATGTTAAACATCGTCTACCAACAGAATTTCTGCCAAGATTATCTCTTATGGTAATTATTTGATTTATGTTTTTTAAGAAATTCTTTGATGAAAAAGAGAAATTACATTTCCGTGCACAGTTTCTGAATGAAAAtaactgggatggtttgctgacaaatgaaGTTTTATGAGTCAATGAATAATTTTCGATTAAACTTGCAGCGGCCTGTAACATATTTGCCTTTTGTCGATTGATAAATAATTTGATGTCTCTTCAATGAAAATACCTCAATCAAAATGAGTTTACGTAACTATGCATGATGTTCACAAACTTTTTCCGAAGAACGCCAACAGTCAAAcagttgttttattttattcatttattttattatattaataGTGACTTCCACAGCCAGGGCCATTTACGGAACACTGTTAGAAAAAATATAGATTCATGGTTAAAACACAGAGAcaacacatacaaactttattacACGGCCGAGAAAACAGTgtcttaaaatatttttaaaactgtCTAAACTTACAGAATAAGGATCTATGTCATTGTAGTCgtttaaatataaataaaattgtCTCCGAATTTAACTAAAAGGAGAGTAACGAACACGATTGACTCTATCAAACGGCACATGAAACAAAGAAGTACACCGAGTTAAAAAACCTCGGTACATGCAAAAGACCAAAGAAGttaaattatttatattaaacTTTGCAATTAtgcatttgcataacaatatattacaaaaactagtcctccttgattttaatgactttaaattgtaaatattgcacaatAAGTTAGTGCCATCACTGTAAAAAACAAGTAATTCTTTTATGAAGAGGTGTTAAAAATTTATGCTGCACTCTTTCAAATCTGTCAGCCTGGCCTTTACATAAACTCTTCCAGATAACAGAAGCATATGTGAGTTAAGACATTACCACGGTAAAGAACATCAATTTTAAAAACGTGCTCTCTAATAATACAATGGTTATTCCTTATAATAAATCTAAGAGCTTTTCTCAAACCCTTAATCATGCTCCTTACATATGGTCACCTAAAATTCAATCTTTGGTGAATAGTTACACCGAGATCTCTCATGGTATTAACTCTACTCAATGCTTGAGTATCGAgtttgtaagaaaaaaattagaaaaattctTTTGAATGAATCAGTAAGGACCCTGCATTTGTTAGGATGAAGACTCAATAACAAAATGTCAGACCAGCTGATGATTCTATTACTCAGATTTCAGTGTTAAAGAGTCCTTATTTGAATCAATAATACGATAAATTAATGTCATTGGCAAAAAAATATCGAGTCTGACACGACATTGTCACAGGTGTCATAATGAAAAGAATACATAAAAGCGGACCAAGATGAGATCCCCAAGGAAGACATGAAACAACAGGTGTCCCTTTTGCTGTCCCTTCAGAAAAGGCAATTTTTATAACCATTATGATTAGCTCATTATGAAGCAATGAATTGAATCATTTCAGATAGGTACTCTGGACTCAAACCGAAGTAAACTTAAGAAGTAATAATTTATGATCAATACTATTAAATGCCCAAGCAAAATCAGTAGATATAATACCACATTGTGATTTGCTATTAACTGCTGAGAGGAGATCTTTCAAGAGAATAGATAGGAATTGCTATTACCCGTTAGAGGAGAACTTTCATGGGAATTCATAGAGAAGTGATAAAATATCTACCTGGAACAAATCCATGCTAATTGGTAATATGACATTAGAAACAAGGTGCGAAAATTGTCTGTGAACTACGCTTTCACAGGTTTCGGACAGACTGGGTAAATGAAAATCGGCCAGTACTTTTCTACTTTTGATTGACTTCCTGTTTTGATCTTTTGTTTGAGCGAATTCAACATACGTTTTATCTTTGGCCTTAAAACGTCCCTTAATTCCTGGCGAAAGGCTTTAGGAACCAATGCATAGCCCTTTAGGATTCATTCTTTCACAGAATCAAAAGATAAAGCCATGTCTACTGACAGTTGAATTTTAATTTCCAGGCTTTACCTACCAAAGCACTCTGTAAAAGCATAGAACAAACATTTTTAGGCTATTCTTGACTGTGCAACGTtctcaaaataaagaaaatatttgtcaacatccttttcttggaatcTTACAGGTTTAGTGTGCTCAAATTTGTCTGAAATGGATTATTCCTGGATTTTCAAGCTTTGAACATTTgagtcaacttgtaatctttcttcTCTATCTTTCTATCTCTGTCTTCCTTCCATTTGTGGCTTTGCTCTCATCTTTCTCTCTGTGTTATAAGTTCAATTTGTCATCTTTCCTTTTCACAAGCGTTTCGTACGTACGGGATGAGAAAACTTAGTTGGAGAAACGGCATATGAACAATCAAACGCGAACATCTCGCGAGAGGGCTTTAGCTATGCGAGAAATAACGAGACAGTTATTTTAAGTCTTCAGAAGCGTGACGAAAGTCATGGAAGTTGGAATGAACTGCATAAATTCCGAAGTCCCCGATAAGTATCACtgaaacatattttgaaatgccttGTTTTACAATGGATTAGCATTTGATCGTTAGAAAGTCAAAAAATATCGATCGGAATGCACGGGTATGCATCGCGTATGGCGCCATTGTTCGATTGTTTTCAAGGGCCATGGGAGAATGACGTGAAATTTGCAACTAAATTTACCATAAGAGATCAATTTTTATCGTACTCAAACCAATTTTCTTACGTTCCATGTGATTTTTTGTGCTTGGGGCTTTTTTATTTCTCGATCGTGCTTTACGTGTAAACCTATAGAGAGCCGTATGTGGCATGGCAATGGTGCTGTGAACGCGTCGAACATGACATATGCGCTGTATATACTATACGTTACTACAACGTTattcacttcaaaattttcagtcaaat
Proteins encoded in this window:
- the LOC139126370 gene encoding uncharacterized protein gives rise to the protein MIRRELSWVPNCFSRICSRHFIGGVGPTQENPVPTLFEYNNWGEKQNSSRSTNVLAKRNSNSLDVGVSPTYVKREPVDEPEVVPLETELEKEEQYCFVVGEVEIGSCSGATFDNRLTVQECTPVVQDHQYVLQPITDTDVNVHDVECQAMVNQRHACVQTDLTLADIEEAELLKSSLMTKTHLDENLSWTKY